In Acetoanaerobium noterae, a single genomic region encodes these proteins:
- the pnpS gene encoding two-component system histidine kinase PnpS: protein MFKSIRYKLIILYFLLVFIAMLIVGVFITDQFEKYHLNIVKDNLTYTANNVVRTMIKDVDLIENKDDIQENLIKSTISLGYEISIIEGDSYNIIASTNLDFVDKNAMDVLEKSVILSSLNNRVTEKDIQSDNAESYRIKHMAFSYKEDQSDNLDYIIYGRASLDSVYRTLSNSTVILLRATVIALLVTIVLGYLMAGSITVPINQLTMKALKMAKGDFRQRVTVKSDDEIGQLGSMFNYLTEKLDTTLLEISSEKSKLNAIIKHMEDGLVAIDGKGQIIHYNPSFLSMLNLREKDLTDKSYDKIIDDYSKDLEYGAILQKSISNSSENIIFENNKKRILKASPALFRDEAGRISGAIVVFQDITESQRLEDMRREFVANVSHELKTPITTIKSYSETLLCGALEDKELSKNFVEVIENEADRMSSLVKDLLQLSHMDYEKVVWEMHHLDLREIVTDSVRKLEVHFQNKNQRLNMQISDEAVPIYADRGKIQQVIINLLTNAIKYTPENGNIRISAQVVDKNAIFEVQDSGIGIPKEDIKRIFERFYRVDKGRSRAQGGTGLGLSIAHNIIKQHKGSIKVSSELEKGSIFTVYFPVDNSVDIL, encoded by the coding sequence TTGTTTAAAAGTATACGCTATAAACTGATAATACTTTATTTTCTGCTGGTTTTTATCGCCATGCTCATAGTAGGGGTGTTTATAACCGACCAGTTTGAGAAATACCATCTCAATATAGTAAAGGACAATCTAACCTATACAGCAAACAATGTCGTAAGGACTATGATAAAAGATGTAGACCTCATAGAAAATAAAGATGATATCCAGGAAAATCTCATAAAAAGTACTATATCCTTAGGATATGAAATATCTATCATTGAGGGAGACTCATATAACATAATAGCATCTACTAATCTCGATTTTGTGGACAAGAATGCTATGGATGTACTTGAAAAATCAGTTATTTTATCTAGCCTAAACAACAGAGTAACTGAAAAAGATATCCAAAGTGATAATGCGGAGTCATATAGGATAAAGCATATGGCTTTTTCCTATAAAGAGGACCAATCTGATAATCTGGATTATATAATTTATGGAAGAGCAAGCTTAGACAGTGTTTATAGGACACTGTCTAATTCTACTGTCATTTTACTTAGAGCGACTGTTATAGCACTTCTTGTCACTATAGTTTTAGGATACTTGATGGCAGGCTCTATTACAGTTCCTATAAATCAGCTTACTATGAAAGCTCTAAAAATGGCTAAAGGGGACTTTAGGCAAAGAGTTACAGTCAAATCAGATGACGAGATAGGTCAGCTAGGAAGCATGTTTAACTATCTTACTGAAAAGCTAGATACGACTTTGCTGGAAATATCCTCAGAAAAGAGCAAGCTAAATGCCATAATAAAGCATATGGAGGATGGGCTAGTTGCCATAGATGGAAAAGGCCAAATAATCCACTACAACCCTAGCTTTCTATCCATGCTGAACCTTAGGGAAAAAGACCTTACAGACAAAAGCTACGATAAAATAATAGATGATTACTCAAAGGATTTAGAGTATGGAGCAATACTTCAAAAAAGCATATCAAACAGCAGTGAAAACATAATATTTGAAAACAATAAAAAAAGAATTCTAAAGGCATCACCAGCCCTTTTTAGAGATGAGGCAGGAAGAATATCTGGAGCTATAGTAGTTTTTCAGGATATAACTGAAAGCCAAAGACTGGAGGATATGAGAAGAGAATTTGTAGCAAATGTATCTCATGAGCTAAAAACTCCTATAACAACAATAAAAAGCTACTCTGAAACCTTGTTATGTGGAGCTCTAGAAGATAAGGAGCTATCCAAGAACTTTGTAGAGGTAATTGAAAATGAAGCAGACAGGATGTCCTCGCTAGTTAAGGACTTGCTTCAGCTATCCCACATGGATTATGAGAAGGTAGTATGGGAGATGCATCATCTGGATTTAAGAGAGATAGTCACGGATTCGGTTAGAAAGCTAGAAGTTCATTTCCAAAATAAAAACCAGAGACTTAATATGCAAATTTCTGATGAAGCTGTGCCTATATATGCAGATAGGGGTAAAATTCAGCAGGTAATTATTAACCTGCTTACAAATGCAATAAAATACACGCCTGAAAATGGAAACATAAGAATTAGTGCACAGGTTGTGGATAAAAATGCCATTTTTGAAGTTCAAGATAGTGGAATTGGAATTCCAAAAGAAGATATAAAGAGAATATTTGAAAGATTTTATAGAGTTGATAAAGGAAGGTCAAGAGCCCAAGGCGGGACAGGGCTTGGCTTGTCTATAGCTCATAACATAATTAAGCAACATAAGGGCAGTATTAAGGTATCGAGTGAGCTAGAAAAAGGCAGTATTTTTACTGTTTACTTTCCTGTGGATAATTCTGTGGATATCTTGTAA
- the yycF gene encoding response regulator YycF produces MKNRVLIAEDEKPISDIIKFNLEKEGYEIITAYDGEDALKKALNEQLELIILDIMLPSMDGFEICKRVREKSSVPIIMVTAKEEEVDKILGLELGADDYITKPFSIRELVARVKANVRRQEMNINADQQEKEIIKNKDLSIDLMKYEVKKGSTSIDLTVREFELLKFLAKQKDQVFSREQLLERVWGYEYYGDIRTVDVTVRRLREKVEDDSSNPTYIMTKRGVGYYFKGE; encoded by the coding sequence ATGAAAAATAGAGTGCTTATTGCAGAGGACGAGAAACCTATATCCGATATAATAAAATTTAATTTGGAAAAAGAAGGCTATGAAATAATAACAGCCTATGACGGTGAGGATGCTCTTAAGAAAGCATTAAATGAACAGCTAGAGCTTATCATCTTAGATATTATGCTGCCTTCTATGGATGGATTTGAGATTTGCAAAAGAGTTAGAGAAAAATCTTCAGTGCCTATAATTATGGTTACGGCTAAAGAAGAAGAGGTAGATAAAATTTTAGGGCTAGAGCTAGGGGCGGATGATTATATCACCAAGCCATTTAGCATAAGAGAGCTAGTTGCAAGAGTAAAAGCCAACGTTAGAAGACAAGAGATGAACATAAATGCTGACCAGCAGGAAAAAGAGATAATTAAAAACAAGGATTTAAGCATAGATCTTATGAAGTATGAAGTTAAAAAAGGTTCAACTAGCATTGATTTAACTGTTAGAGAATTTGAATTGCTGAAATTTTTGGCAAAGCAAAAAGACCAAGTGTTCTCTAGAGAGCAGCTATTAGAAAGAGTATGGGGTTATGAATACTATGGAGATATTCGTACAGTTGACGTTACAGTTAGAAGGCTAAGAGAAAAGGTTGAGGACGATTCTTCAAATCCTACCTATATCATGACTAAACGCGGCGTTGGATATTATTTTAAAGGAGAGTAA
- a CDS encoding DnaD domain-containing protein — protein sequence MFFQETKNLQLADIDVPAIFFEQILPVIDGKFAKIYLYAYYLLVSSKENEMMDNQSFANKLKLSLEEVLEAWDFLESCGVIKKHSSDNALAWDFSIEFIDLKNLYLNKSNLKTTVSTDELILLSKNENLKGMFDKIEGILKRILSYNELRTINEFMKEYNVSTDLVIEAFSFSASIKKIKTVAGSLSVLRTWYLDGVRTKEDLEQHLENRHKRYFTYRKILSLLGEYRLPTKAEEKLMDTWVDNMNFSMEVIEKAFEKSLAIKNPNLNYVNGILKNWHEKLVKRGSSPHVKPEITALEHRTKLMEAIKLENRIITDSEDKMLHYLYTAFPLDICLSAVEHLKSVNALLSIESLFTFLNSPSQTANESSSETIKLAEKADGITLSEIQDIIDEKPARQVSKTRPTKASTLVNSKLDNEELEAKLMKKRQK from the coding sequence ATGTTTTTTCAAGAAACAAAAAATCTACAACTGGCTGACATAGATGTTCCAGCTATTTTCTTTGAGCAAATTCTGCCTGTAATAGATGGAAAATTTGCCAAAATATATCTATATGCATATTATTTATTAGTTTCTTCTAAAGAAAATGAAATGATGGATAATCAAAGCTTTGCAAATAAATTGAAGCTATCCCTAGAAGAGGTATTAGAGGCTTGGGATTTTTTAGAAAGCTGTGGAGTAATAAAAAAGCATAGCTCTGACAACGCCTTGGCTTGGGATTTTAGCATAGAGTTTATCGACTTAAAAAACCTTTATCTTAATAAATCCAATCTCAAAACTACAGTAAGCACAGACGAGCTTATTCTATTATCAAAAAATGAAAATCTAAAAGGCATGTTTGATAAAATAGAGGGAATCCTAAAAAGAATACTAAGCTACAACGAGCTTAGAACTATAAATGAGTTCATGAAGGAATACAACGTATCTACGGATTTAGTCATAGAGGCGTTTTCCTTTTCTGCCAGTATAAAAAAAATAAAAACTGTAGCTGGCTCCTTGTCTGTTCTTAGAACCTGGTATCTAGATGGTGTAAGAACCAAGGAAGACTTAGAACAACATCTTGAAAATAGGCATAAAAGGTACTTTACTTACCGCAAAATCCTATCCCTTCTTGGTGAGTACAGACTTCCTACAAAAGCAGAGGAAAAGCTCATGGATACTTGGGTTGACAATATGAACTTCTCTATGGAGGTAATTGAAAAAGCTTTTGAAAAATCTCTAGCAATTAAAAATCCAAACTTAAACTATGTAAATGGTATCCTTAAAAATTGGCATGAGAAGCTCGTAAAAAGAGGCTCTTCTCCTCATGTAAAGCCTGAAATAACAGCTTTAGAACATAGAACTAAGCTTATGGAGGCTATTAAATTAGAAAATAGAATCATAACTGACAGCGAGGATAAAATGCTTCACTACCTGTATACAGCTTTTCCTTTAGATATCTGTCTTAGTGCTGTAGAGCATTTGAAATCCGTTAATGCGCTGCTTAGTATAGAAAGTCTTTTTACATTTTTAAATAGCCCTAGTCAAACTGCAAACGAATCCAGCTCTGAAACTATAAAGCTAGCTGAAAAAGCAGATGGAATAACTTTAAGTGAAATTCAAGATATAATAGATGAAAAACCAGCAAGGCAAGTATCAAAGACTAGACCTACTAAAGCCTCTACTCTTGTAAACTCAAAGCTCGATAACGAGGAGCTAGAAGCGAAGCTAATGAAAAAAAGGCAAAAATAA
- a CDS encoding ATP-binding protein — protein sequence MKDQIFNKILYEYQLKRDKAQKQHEQNISVLHSRFPELAKLDDEIYELNLRLSKLAITGESDKMPEIKAAIDEKIAQKHKLLDLHGITPQMLKVHHDCQLCKDTGFIEKNGLYEKCTCLINRLIQEAYKNSNITDKIENENFSNFDISLFDDNITNEAKSPKENMKFLKQISYDFIENFGNKDQKSLLFYGPPGLGKTFLCTSIAKALMDNSKTVLYYSSSELFNRLSDYTFSRETFLKTSSKEIHDLIMDTQLLIIDDLGSEMTNSFVINQLFNILNLREMHARKLIISTNLTPKELNEVYGDRIFSRMVMHFDFYKFYGSDIRWKL from the coding sequence ATGAAGGATCAGATTTTTAACAAAATACTATATGAATATCAGCTAAAAAGAGATAAAGCTCAAAAACAGCATGAGCAAAATATATCTGTACTTCATAGTAGATTTCCTGAGCTTGCAAAGCTAGATGATGAAATTTACGAGCTAAACTTAAGACTGTCAAAGCTAGCTATAACAGGTGAAAGCGATAAGATGCCTGAGATAAAAGCAGCTATAGATGAAAAAATAGCGCAAAAGCATAAGCTTCTGGATTTACATGGGATTACTCCTCAAATGCTGAAGGTTCACCACGATTGCCAGCTATGTAAAGACACAGGGTTCATCGAAAAAAACGGGCTATATGAAAAATGTACCTGCTTAATTAATAGGCTGATACAAGAGGCTTATAAAAACTCAAATATCACCGACAAAATAGAAAACGAAAACTTCAGTAACTTCGATATAAGCCTTTTTGATGATAATATTACAAATGAAGCCAAGTCACCAAAAGAAAATATGAAGTTTCTTAAGCAAATATCCTATGATTTTATTGAGAATTTTGGAAATAAAGACCAAAAGAGCCTTTTATTTTATGGGCCTCCAGGACTCGGAAAAACTTTTTTATGTACCTCTATTGCCAAAGCTCTAATGGACAATAGCAAAACAGTGCTTTACTACAGCTCTTCTGAGCTATTTAACCGGTTATCAGACTATACCTTTTCACGTGAAACCTTCTTAAAAACTAGCTCCAAGGAAATTCACGATTTAATCATGGATACTCAGCTTCTAATAATCGATGACCTAGGCTCTGAAATGACAAATAGCTTTGTAATAAACCAGCTTTTTAATATCTTAAACCTTCGAGAAATGCACGCTAGAAAGCTTATAATATCAACCAATTTGACTCCAAAGGAATTAAACGAGGTCTATGGAGACAGAATATTTTCAAGAATGGTCATGCATTTTGATTTTTATAAGTTCTACGGTAGTGATATAAGGTGGAAGCTTTAG
- a CDS encoding formate/nitrite transporter family protein, translating into MFTETKNLLSEVAVKKVNFYKSGIIKYLIASMWAGAYVGFGIFLIMTIGGLGSESNFPFTKMLMGLSFGIALSLVIMAGSELFTGNNMILTVGALDKKVTWKDSANIWVWSFIGNAIGSTLLGLLLSLTNAAATPTGAFILKTAATKMNGDFIPLLVNGILCNLLVCLAVLCSIKMKSESGKLIMVFWCLFAFITSGFEHSVANMTIFATALFMPHPETVSLMGVFQNMIPVTLGNFIGGALLLGASYFYMGKES; encoded by the coding sequence TTGTTTACAGAAACGAAGAATCTACTATCAGAGGTTGCTGTTAAAAAAGTTAATTTTTACAAATCTGGAATCATAAAATATTTGATAGCATCTATGTGGGCAGGAGCCTATGTTGGTTTTGGAATTTTCCTAATTATGACTATAGGGGGACTTGGCTCAGAAAGTAATTTTCCTTTTACAAAAATGCTTATGGGACTTTCCTTTGGTATTGCACTTAGTCTAGTTATCATGGCTGGCTCAGAGCTTTTTACAGGAAATAATATGATACTTACGGTAGGCGCACTTGATAAAAAAGTTACATGGAAAGACTCTGCTAACATCTGGGTTTGGAGCTTTATTGGAAACGCTATAGGCTCTACATTACTAGGACTTTTATTGTCACTTACAAATGCAGCAGCTACACCTACAGGAGCTTTTATACTTAAAACTGCAGCTACTAAAATGAATGGTGATTTTATACCGCTTTTAGTAAATGGTATCTTGTGTAACCTGCTAGTTTGCTTAGCAGTGCTTTGCTCAATTAAGATGAAGAGCGAATCAGGCAAGCTTATTATGGTGTTTTGGTGTTTGTTTGCTTTTATTACGAGTGGATTTGAGCATAGTGTAGCCAACATGACAATATTTGCAACTGCACTATTCATGCCTCATCCAGAGACTGTATCACTTATGGGAGTTTTTCAGAATATGATTCCTGTTACACTAGGAAACTTTATAGGAGGAGCATTGCTTCTAGGAGCTTCATACTTCTATATGGGAAAAGAAAGCTAA
- a CDS encoding GGDEF domain-containing protein codes for MEKENELIRILEGEFIRPVFQPIVSLRTGDVLGYEALSRITLPDSTLNIEELFHLASERKRLWELEKLCRKKALEAAIDKPLRTKLFLNVDANIIHDPDLKSGFTWQQLAQFKIDPEDIVFEITEKNAVNSVDVFIASIEHYRSQNFKIGIDDFGSGYSGLNRVCAFSPDYIKLDMDLIRDIDKDPIKKSAVSATINFCKEAGIRVIAEGVETLEELKVLIYLGADYAQGYYLSKPNSEFLAPNFDTTFQITSCHNKAKPHSKGHIFGKISEIGTVNKTVLFNKPSILVYDAMKEDSAISEFFVVDESNKVCGILPRRHILEKFSGEYGYNLNKKTKISDIMIKDFLAVDEAMGIDEVANLSMERQASCIYDSVAVTSNQEYKSTVTVKDLLLAAVSLQVKRAADSNPLTGLPGNNQIQEMIINTFVKTSPWSIAYFDMDNFKAYNDAYGFSNGDLMIKALADSMRKCCYEGIFIGHIGGDDFVVIVNNHNAQELCSYICKTFREAICFLYHPDDWKRGYIVSKNRSGFTQTFPIVTLSIAIVTNKAFQPSDIEELSSMIAEIKKKCKQTDGDVIIVV; via the coding sequence GTGGAAAAGGAAAACGAACTTATAAGGATTTTAGAAGGCGAGTTTATACGCCCAGTATTTCAGCCCATAGTATCACTTCGAACAGGAGATGTCCTAGGCTATGAAGCACTCAGTCGCATAACTCTTCCTGATTCTACACTTAATATAGAAGAATTATTTCATCTAGCTTCTGAAAGAAAGCGCCTTTGGGAACTAGAAAAGCTCTGCAGAAAGAAAGCTCTAGAAGCAGCTATAGACAAACCTTTAAGAACTAAATTATTTCTCAATGTAGATGCAAATATAATTCACGACCCTGACCTTAAAAGCGGATTTACTTGGCAGCAATTAGCTCAGTTTAAAATCGACCCCGAGGATATAGTTTTCGAAATAACAGAAAAAAACGCTGTAAATTCAGTAGATGTTTTCATCGCTTCAATTGAGCATTATCGAAGCCAGAACTTTAAGATAGGAATAGATGATTTTGGTTCAGGATATTCAGGACTAAACAGAGTCTGTGCTTTTTCTCCAGATTACATCAAGCTAGATATGGATTTGATAAGAGACATAGATAAGGATCCTATAAAAAAATCTGCCGTGTCTGCAACTATAAACTTTTGCAAGGAGGCAGGAATAAGAGTAATAGCGGAAGGTGTAGAAACACTAGAGGAGCTGAAAGTGCTTATATACCTAGGCGCAGATTACGCTCAGGGATATTATTTATCAAAACCAAATAGTGAGTTCTTAGCTCCTAACTTCGATACCACATTTCAAATCACTAGCTGTCACAATAAAGCTAAGCCTCATTCAAAGGGACATATATTTGGAAAAATATCAGAAATTGGAACTGTAAATAAAACCGTTCTATTTAATAAGCCTTCTATTTTAGTTTACGATGCCATGAAGGAAGATTCTGCTATATCAGAGTTTTTTGTGGTCGATGAGTCTAATAAAGTATGTGGGATACTTCCTAGGAGGCATATTTTAGAAAAATTCAGTGGTGAATATGGATACAACCTCAATAAAAAAACTAAAATAAGCGATATCATGATAAAGGATTTTCTAGCAGTAGACGAGGCTATGGGAATAGATGAAGTTGCAAATCTTTCTATGGAAAGACAAGCTTCATGTATTTACGACTCCGTTGCTGTCACCAGTAATCAAGAATATAAAAGCACTGTTACAGTTAAGGATTTGCTTCTCGCCGCCGTTTCTCTTCAAGTAAAACGAGCTGCTGACTCCAATCCCCTTACTGGTCTTCCTGGCAATAACCAAATTCAAGAGATGATTATAAATACCTTTGTAAAAACCTCTCCTTGGTCAATTGCTTACTTTGATATGGATAATTTCAAAGCCTACAATGATGCTTATGGTTTTAGCAATGGAGATTTAATGATTAAGGCTCTGGCCGATTCCATGAGAAAATGTTGCTATGAAGGTATCTTTATTGGACATATTGGTGGAGATGACTTTGTTGTTATAGTAAATAACCACAACGCTCAAGAGCTATGTAGCTACATATGTAAGACCTTTAGAGAAGCTATCTGCTTTTTATACCATCCCGACGACTGGAAAAGAGGATATATAGTTTCTAAAAACAGGAGCGGCTTTACTCAAACCTTTCCTATCGTGACTCTTTCTATTGCAATAGTTACAAATAAAGCCTTCCAGCCTTCTGATATAGAAGAGCTCTCAAGTATGATTGCTGAAATCAAGAAAAAATGCAAGCAAACAGATGGAGATGTAATAATAGTCGTATAA
- a CDS encoding sensor histidine kinase translates to MKMVALSDVFKKKYTIYLSITISLLVMWFVGFTKIIRYIEKYYEGKGLEDKDVYFHASHILIVFENQNSATSVGIAVALSFIVLIGLLWLFTFIYSKYTSKKLEESLSYLKILTQKIRNEDYNFYDYQEDITEFAQVKEAFSIMANKINEEINKTQASEKIRKNLILDISHDLKNPLMSIDGYIDMMLSETKDYNQKRYLEIIKENSSRANNLVMNLFELAKLESAEYSLERSKVDFSELLKNVLIENLRELELKGLTTELEIPDEEILILGNEMELRRAFYNILDNVMKYHQEGAVFKVSCKRKDAFVDILFSNRSKIELKNLHMLTEPFTRLKGSENLSSQGAGLGLSIVRKIIEAHSGSIYCLSHEEGEFIISIRLPCL, encoded by the coding sequence ATGAAGATGGTTGCGCTATCAGATGTTTTCAAAAAGAAGTACACTATATATTTATCTATTACTATATCTCTTTTAGTTATGTGGTTTGTCGGATTTACTAAAATAATTAGGTACATTGAGAAGTACTATGAAGGTAAAGGGCTAGAAGATAAAGACGTATATTTTCATGCTAGTCATATATTAATTGTATTTGAAAATCAAAATAGTGCAACTAGTGTTGGAATAGCAGTTGCTTTGTCTTTTATTGTGCTTATTGGGCTTTTATGGTTATTTACTTTTATCTATTCTAAATATACTTCAAAAAAACTAGAAGAATCTTTGTCTTATTTGAAGATTCTCACACAGAAAATTAGGAATGAAGATTATAATTTTTATGATTATCAGGAAGATATAACAGAGTTTGCTCAGGTAAAGGAAGCTTTTTCTATCATGGCAAATAAAATTAATGAAGAAATAAATAAAACTCAGGCAAGTGAGAAGATAAGAAAAAATTTGATTTTGGATATATCGCACGACTTAAAAAATCCTCTCATGAGCATTGACGGCTATATTGATATGATGCTATCAGAGACAAAAGATTATAATCAGAAAAGGTACCTAGAGATAATAAAAGAAAATTCAAGTAGAGCTAATAATCTAGTAATGAATTTATTTGAGCTGGCAAAGCTTGAGTCAGCAGAGTATTCATTGGAGCGTAGTAAAGTAGATTTTAGTGAGTTATTAAAAAATGTATTAATTGAAAACTTAAGGGAGCTAGAGCTTAAAGGACTTACTACCGAGCTTGAGATACCAGATGAAGAGATTTTAATATTAGGAAATGAGATGGAATTAAGAAGAGCTTTTTATAATATTTTGGATAACGTAATGAAATATCATCAAGAAGGAGCTGTATTTAAGGTTTCATGCAAACGTAAGGATGCTTTTGTAGATATCTTGTTTTCAAATAGGAGTAAAATAGAGCTAAAAAATCTACATATGCTAACAGAGCCTTTTACAAGACTAAAAGGCTCTGAAAATCTAAGCTCTCAGGGAGCAGGCTTGGGTCTTTCAATAGTAAGAAAGATTATTGAGGCACATAGCGGGAGCATTTATTGCCTAAGTCATGAAGAAGGAGAATTTATAATATCAATAAGGCTTCCCTGCCTATAG
- a CDS encoding CPBP family intramembrane glutamic endopeptidase yields MNKTKEFLKNHVIITAMISCIAFLAIYFSVEKLMPSEKALELYLNGNPTLNLLISDAKRIAAIGLFTFPMMIYLGTFEISGIKTTKGLKKGLILGLGVILLSWGIVAYSMMDTLKISIEAGVFSWSDWSFKGIGLALLVSLTCLMIGVFEETLCRGVIFLNMLEKWGNSRKGLYKAVIISALPFGLFHLINLTSATYGADKWAIVFQVIYATAFGIFSAVLYLRCKNIWALILVHAIIDFAQLSFYIFIPSDIIYEMDKLTVMTQSNFISQSIQYVLFTLGLLASAYIMMRKVKVKRLNEASYNANIAG; encoded by the coding sequence ATGAATAAAACTAAAGAATTTTTAAAAAATCATGTCATAATCACTGCAATGATTAGCTGTATAGCTTTTCTCGCAATCTATTTTTCAGTAGAAAAGCTCATGCCTAGCGAGAAAGCTCTTGAGCTATATTTAAACGGAAATCCAACACTTAACCTATTAATCAGTGATGCAAAAAGAATAGCGGCTATTGGATTATTTACTTTTCCGATGATGATATATTTAGGCACATTTGAAATTTCAGGAATAAAAACAACAAAGGGTCTAAAAAAAGGTCTAATATTAGGACTAGGAGTAATTTTGCTTAGCTGGGGAATAGTAGCTTATTCTATGATGGACACCCTAAAAATCAGCATAGAGGCAGGCGTTTTTAGTTGGAGCGATTGGAGCTTTAAAGGAATAGGTTTAGCGCTTTTAGTAAGCCTAACCTGCCTTATGATTGGAGTGTTCGAAGAGACTTTATGTCGAGGAGTTATATTTCTTAATATGCTAGAAAAATGGGGAAATTCACGTAAGGGGCTATATAAGGCTGTAATTATATCTGCGCTGCCTTTTGGACTTTTTCATTTAATTAACTTAACCAGTGCCACTTATGGTGCAGATAAATGGGCTATAGTGTTTCAAGTTATATATGCTACTGCATTTGGGATATTTAGCGCAGTATTATATCTTAGATGTAAGAATATTTGGGCCTTGATTTTAGTTCACGCTATTATAGATTTTGCCCAGTTATCGTTTTATATTTTTATTCCATCAGATATAATATATGAGATGGATAAGCTCACTGTAATGACTCAAAGTAATTTTATATCGCAAAGCATCCAGTATGTATTATTTACTTTGGGTTTATTAGCTTCAGCTTATATTATGATGAGAAAAGTAAAAGTAAAAAGGCTGAATGAAGCTAGTTATAATGCCAATATAGCTGGGTAG
- a CDS encoding response regulator transcription factor: MYKVLIVEDEADIRNLIDETMKKRGYETFTAGDGYEALRLLSRTSADIVVSDIMMPHLDGLSLVKEIRKTSNIPVIFLSARNDDVDKIWGLGIGADDYVVKPVNINELVARIEAQLRRTKIYDGYCTIISENIQLGEFILDEDKCEITLDGKEIKLLAKEFKLLAYFLKNPDKVVTKKQLYKQVWDDEYYFDDNTITVTISRLRSKIENKDRKYIYTIRGLGYKFKVDVRIV; encoded by the coding sequence ATGTATAAAGTTTTGATTGTGGAGGATGAAGCAGATATTAGAAATCTCATAGATGAGACTATGAAAAAAAGGGGATATGAAACTTTTACTGCTGGTGATGGATATGAGGCTCTTAGATTACTAAGTCGTACGTCAGCAGATATTGTAGTTTCTGATATTATGATGCCTCATCTAGATGGACTGAGTTTAGTCAAAGAGATAAGAAAAACAAGTAATATACCAGTAATTTTCTTATCGGCTAGAAATGACGATGTAGATAAGATATGGGGACTAGGCATAGGTGCAGATGATTATGTAGTAAAGCCTGTCAATATTAATGAGCTTGTAGCTAGAATAGAAGCTCAGCTTAGAAGAACTAAGATATATGATGGATATTGTACTATAATATCTGAAAATATCCAGCTAGGGGAGTTTATATTGGATGAAGACAAGTGCGAAATCACCCTTGACGGTAAAGAGATAAAACTTTTAGCAAAAGAATTTAAGCTTTTAGCTTATTTTTTAAAAAATCCTGATAAAGTAGTAACTAAGAAGCAACTCTATAAGCAGGTTTGGGACGATGAATATTATTTTGATGACAACACTATCACTGTTACTATTAGCAGGCTTAGAAGTAAAATTGAAAATAAGGATAGAAAATACATTTATACTATAAGAGGATTGGGATATAAATTTAAGGTTGATGTAAGAATCGTTTAA